A DNA window from Brenneria izadpanahii contains the following coding sequences:
- a CDS encoding CidA/LrgA family protein, whose translation MRNTITLCWQYLRAFALIYLCLLAGNAISALLPIVIPGSIIGMLILFSLLASQILPSDWVRPGCHMFIRHMAMLFVPIGVGVMNYYDLLSQQFGPIVISCLISTFFVMLVVGFSTQLMQREHAIAGEKELLPKDKE comes from the coding sequence ATGCGTAATACGATCACCCTTTGCTGGCAGTATTTACGCGCTTTCGCATTGATTTACCTCTGTCTGCTGGCAGGCAATGCGATATCCGCGCTACTCCCGATTGTTATTCCCGGCAGCATTATCGGCATGCTGATTTTATTCTCGCTTCTCGCTTCGCAGATCCTGCCGTCGGACTGGGTCAGACCCGGTTGCCATATGTTTATTCGCCATATGGCGATGCTGTTTGTTCCGATCGGGGTGGGCGTGATGAACTATTACGATCTGCTCAGCCAACAGTTCGGCCCGATTGTTATCTCCTGTCTGATCAGTACCTTTTTTGTGATGCTCGTCGTCGGTTTCAGCACGCAACTTATGCAGAGAGAACACGCTATCGCTGGCGAAAAAGAATTATTACCCAAGGATAAAGAATAA
- a CDS encoding CidB/LrgB family autolysis modulator — MLAYIWWSLPLTLLVFFAARKLAAWTKISLLNPLLVSMAIIIPLLLLLRIPYDHYFKGSEVLNDLLQPAVVALAFPLYEQLHQIRARWKSIISVCFIGSVAAIVSGTLVALWLGASTEIAASVLPKSVTTPIAMAVASSIGGIPAISAVCVIFVGIVGAVTGHSLFDRVGIRTKAARGLSMGTASHALGTARCAEADFQEGAFSSLALVICGIITSLLAPFIFPILLAFFK, encoded by the coding sequence ATGCTCGCCTATATATGGTGGTCATTGCCACTTACGCTGCTGGTCTTTTTTGCCGCCCGGAAGCTGGCGGCGTGGACAAAAATATCGTTGCTGAACCCGTTACTGGTTTCGATGGCTATTATTATTCCCTTGTTGCTGCTGCTGCGGATCCCTTACGACCACTACTTTAAAGGCAGCGAAGTGCTCAACGATCTGCTTCAACCCGCGGTCGTCGCCCTGGCCTTCCCGCTGTATGAGCAGTTGCACCAGATTCGGGCCCGTTGGAAATCCATCATCAGCGTCTGCTTCATCGGCAGCGTCGCCGCTATCGTCTCCGGGACGCTGGTCGCGCTATGGCTGGGCGCGTCGACTGAAATCGCCGCCTCCGTACTGCCAAAATCCGTTACCACGCCAATCGCCATGGCGGTAGCCAGTTCGATCGGCGGCATTCCCGCCATCAGCGCGGTATGCGTGATTTTCGTGGGTATCGTGGGCGCCGTAACCGGCCATAGCCTGTTCGACCGCGTCGGCATTAGAACCAAAGCGGCGCGCGGCCTGTCAATGGGCACCGCCTCGCACGCCCTGGGCACCGCACGCTGTGCCGAGGCGGATTTTCAGGAAGGCGCTTTCAGCTCGCTGGCGCTGGTCATCTGCGGGATTATCACCTCGCTGCTGGCGCCGTTTATTTTCCCCATCCTGCTGGCGTTTTTTAAATAA
- the cdd gene encoding cytidine deaminase, which yields MHPRFNDAFQQLPARLQSALKPILDRRNFAAMLTADEVKMLGAAARLDGNDLAFALLPLAAAYALPRISHFSVGAIAQGVSGSFYFGANMEFSGAQLQQTVHAEQSAITHAWLRNERALRSITVNYTPCGHCRQFMNELNAASSLRIQLPGRQPALLGHYLPDSFGPDTLNISTRLMDEVDHAYTLPDSDPLSVAALEAANHSHAPYSQAISGVALATAGGNIYTGRYAENAAFNPSLPPLQAALNLMNLAGEKHTEIRRAAVVERRNVAISQWAIAKAILNELGCKNVTLHFI from the coding sequence ATGCACCCACGATTTAATGACGCATTCCAACAATTACCGGCTCGTTTGCAATCCGCGCTTAAGCCTATTCTGGACAGGCGGAACTTTGCCGCCATGTTGACTGCTGATGAAGTGAAAATGTTGGGCGCCGCCGCCCGGCTGGACGGCAATGACCTGGCGTTTGCGCTGCTGCCGCTGGCGGCCGCCTACGCCCTGCCGCGCATTTCTCATTTTTCTGTGGGCGCGATCGCCCAGGGCGTCAGCGGCAGTTTTTATTTCGGCGCCAACATGGAGTTCAGCGGGGCGCAGTTGCAGCAAACGGTACATGCCGAGCAAAGCGCCATTACCCACGCCTGGTTGCGCAATGAACGGGCGCTGCGTTCGATAACGGTGAATTACACGCCGTGCGGCCATTGCCGGCAGTTTATGAATGAACTAAACGCCGCGTCTTCTTTACGCATCCAATTGCCGGGACGTCAGCCCGCGCTGCTCGGCCATTATCTCCCCGATTCGTTCGGCCCCGACACTCTGAACATCAGCACGCGGTTAATGGATGAAGTCGACCACGCCTATACGCTGCCGGATAGCGATCCCTTATCCGTTGCCGCACTGGAAGCCGCCAATCATAGCCACGCGCCGTACAGCCAGGCGATAAGCGGCGTTGCATTAGCAACGGCCGGCGGTAATATCTATACCGGCCGCTACGCCGAAAATGCGGCATTCAATCCCAGCCTTCCTCCTTTGCAGGCGGCGCTTAATCTGATGAATCTGGCCGGCGAGAAGCACACGGAAATACGCCGGGCGGCCGTTGTCGAACGCCGTAACGTCGCCATAAGCCAATGGGCGATCGCCAAAGCGATATTAAATGAACTCGGCTGTAAAAATGTCACATTACATTTCATCTGA
- a CDS encoding NAD-dependent malic enzyme, whose translation MELEYESKRPLYIPYAGPILLEFPLLNKGSAFTEEERANFNLHGLLPEAVETIEEQAERAWRQCQEFKNDIEKHVYLRNIQDTNETLFYRLLDAHLSELMPIIYTPTVGEACEHFSDIYRRARGLFIAYPNRANIDDMLQNATKQNVKVIVVTDGERILGLGDQGIGGMGIPIGKLSLYTACGGISPAYTLPVVLDVGTNNPQRLNDPLYMGWRHPRITDDEYYQFVDEFIQAVKRRWPNVLLQFEDFAQKNATPLLNRYRDEICSFNDDIQGTAAVTLGSLIAASRAAGSQLRDQTVVFLGAGSAGCGIAEQIIAQMKSEGLSEEEARARVFMVDRFGLLTDKLPNLLEFQSKLVQKSERLAHWDVTSDAISLLEVVSNAKPTIMIGVSGQPGLFTEEIIREMHKHCARPIVMPLSNPTSRVEARPEDIIRWTEGTALVATGSPFAPVNYQDKVYAIAQCNNSFIFPGIGLGVLASGATRITDGMLMAASRALADCSPLATHGEGALLPDIADIQSVSKRIALEVGKAAQLQGVAVVTSADALAKSIEHNFWQPQYRSYKRTSF comes from the coding sequence ATGGAATTAGAATACGAAAGTAAACGTCCTCTCTATATCCCTTATGCTGGTCCAATACTTCTTGAATTTCCCTTACTAAATAAAGGCAGCGCATTTACAGAAGAAGAACGCGCCAACTTTAATCTGCATGGTTTATTGCCGGAAGCGGTAGAAACAATTGAAGAACAGGCTGAACGCGCCTGGCGGCAGTGTCAGGAATTCAAAAACGATATCGAAAAGCATGTCTATTTGCGCAATATACAAGACACCAACGAAACGCTGTTCTATCGCTTGCTGGATGCGCATCTCAGCGAATTGATGCCCATCATCTATACGCCGACCGTGGGCGAAGCCTGTGAGCATTTCTCCGATATTTACCGCCGGGCGCGCGGTCTGTTTATCGCTTACCCCAACCGCGCCAACATCGACGATATGCTGCAAAACGCCACCAAGCAGAACGTCAAGGTTATCGTGGTTACCGACGGCGAACGTATTCTGGGCCTGGGCGACCAGGGCATCGGCGGTATGGGCATTCCGATTGGTAAACTGTCGCTATATACCGCCTGCGGGGGCATCAGCCCGGCCTATACGCTGCCTGTAGTGCTGGATGTCGGCACCAACAACCCGCAGCGCCTGAACGATCCGCTGTATATGGGCTGGCGTCATCCGCGTATCACCGATGACGAATATTACCAATTCGTTGATGAATTCATCCAGGCGGTTAAACGCCGTTGGCCGAACGTGCTGCTGCAGTTCGAAGATTTCGCCCAGAAGAATGCCACCCCGCTGCTGAATCGCTACCGTGACGAAATCTGTAGCTTCAATGACGATATCCAGGGAACCGCCGCGGTAACGCTGGGCAGTCTGATCGCCGCCAGCCGCGCTGCCGGCAGCCAGTTGCGCGATCAGACCGTGGTCTTCCTCGGCGCGGGCTCTGCGGGATGCGGTATTGCCGAGCAGATCATCGCCCAGATGAAATCGGAAGGTCTGAGCGAAGAAGAGGCCCGCGCCCGCGTATTTATGGTTGATCGTTTCGGTCTGCTGACCGACAAACTGCCGAACCTGCTTGAATTCCAAAGCAAACTGGTGCAGAAAAGCGAACGACTGGCTCACTGGGACGTCACCAGCGACGCGATCTCGCTGCTGGAAGTGGTAAGCAACGCCAAACCGACCATCATGATCGGCGTTTCCGGCCAGCCGGGTCTGTTTACGGAAGAGATCATCCGCGAGATGCACAAGCACTGCGCGCGGCCGATCGTTATGCCGCTGTCTAACCCGACGTCTCGCGTGGAAGCCCGTCCGGAAGACATCATTCGCTGGACGGAAGGCACCGCGCTAGTGGCCACCGGAAGTCCGTTCGCGCCGGTTAACTATCAGGATAAGGTTTACGCCATCGCCCAGTGCAATAACTCCTTTATCTTCCCAGGTATCGGCTTAGGCGTGCTGGCCTCGGGCGCGACCCGCATTACCGACGGCATGCTGATGGCGGCCAGCCGCGCGCTGGCGGACTGCTCTCCGCTGGCGACTCACGGCGAAGGCGCGTTACTGCCGGATATCGCCGATATCCAGAGCGTATCGAAACGCATCGCGCTGGAAGTCGGTAAAGCGGCCCAGTTGCAGGGGGTAGCCGTAGTCACCTCCGCCGACGCGCTGGCGAAATCCATCGAGCATAACTTCTGGCAGCCGCAGTACCGCAGCTACAAACGCACCTCGTTCTGA
- a CDS encoding ABC transporter ATP-binding protein, translating to MTETLYVRGVTKRYSHDGDAPREVLRGIDLTVAPGEFVSIVGPSGCGKSTLLRLIVGLDQNYQGEITLGTRRISGPGPERGIVFQDHRLLPWLTLEENIALAVENVSWPAARKRDTVREHIKLVGLSGYEHAFPHQLSGGMAQRAAIARGLVARPEVLLLDEPLGALDALTRTRLQDELLHIWEHERTSMILVTHDIEEAIYLSHRVMVLHSHPGQIAKVVEVSLPSPRDRASYAFTDLRREVLAAMTPAGAQREAAAAG from the coding sequence ATGACCGAGACATTGTATGTGCGCGGCGTGACCAAGCGCTATTCGCACGACGGCGACGCGCCGCGCGAGGTGCTGCGCGGCATCGATTTAACGGTGGCGCCCGGCGAATTCGTCAGCATTGTTGGGCCGAGCGGTTGCGGCAAGAGCACTCTGCTGCGTCTGATCGTCGGGCTGGATCAAAACTATCAGGGCGAGATTACCCTGGGAACGCGGCGCATTAGCGGCCCCGGCCCAGAGCGCGGCATCGTGTTTCAGGACCATCGTTTGCTGCCGTGGCTGACGCTGGAGGAGAACATTGCTCTGGCGGTGGAGAATGTCTCCTGGCCGGCGGCGCGAAAACGCGACACGGTGCGCGAACATATTAAACTCGTCGGACTATCGGGCTATGAGCACGCCTTTCCCCACCAGCTTTCCGGCGGTATGGCGCAGCGCGCCGCCATTGCCCGCGGGCTGGTGGCGCGCCCGGAAGTGCTGTTGCTTGATGAACCGCTGGGCGCATTGGACGCGCTGACGCGAACCCGCTTGCAGGATGAATTGCTGCATATCTGGGAGCATGAGCGCACCAGCATGATTCTGGTTACGCACGATATTGAGGAAGCGATCTATTTGAGTCATCGCGTCATGGTGTTGCACTCGCATCCGGGACAAATAGCCAAGGTGGTGGAAGTGTCGCTGCCCTCGCCGCGAGATCGCGCCAGCTATGCGTTTACCGACCTGCGGCGCGAGGTATTGGCCGCGATGACGCCGGCCGGCGCGCAACGTGAAGCGGCGGCGGCCGGGTAA